Proteins from a single region of Pyrus communis chromosome 6, drPyrComm1.1, whole genome shotgun sequence:
- the LOC137737381 gene encoding lipoyl synthase, chloroplastic-like: MMIQLQSQVSSSFWPISPIPIEAPKGRMSVLNVRSGGRRGGIRCEAMAAGTETGMGPYTGRDPNVKKAEWLRQKAPQGHKYEEVKESLSRLNLKTVCEEAQCPNIGECWNGGGDGISTATIMLLGDTCTRGCRFCAVKTSRTPPPPDPMEPLHTATAVASWGVDYIVLTSVDRDDLPDGGSGHFARTVQTLKTLKPDIMVECLTSDFRGDLTAVHTLLYSGLDVFAHNIETVKRLQRIVRDPRAGYEQSLSVLRHAKQSKKGMITKTSIMLGLGETDDELKEAMADLKAIDVDILTLGQYLQPTPLHLTVKEYVAPEKFVFWKEYGESIGFRYVASGPLVRSSYRAGELFVKTMVREMAYSSIGVPQ; the protein is encoded by the exons ATGATGATTCAGCTGCAATCCCAAGTTTCATCATCATTTTGGCCAATCAGCCCAATCCCGATTGAGGCTCCGAAAGGCCGGATGTCTGTCTTGAATGTGCGATCAGGAGGACGTCGAGGAGGAATACGATGTGAGGCGATGGCGGCGGGAACGGAAACGGGAATGGGGCCTTACACGGGGAGAGACCCAAATGTGAAGAAGGCGGAATGGCTAAGGCAGAAAGCCCCCCAGGGACACAAGTACGAGGAGGTCAAGGAGTCCTTGTCCCGTCTGAATCTCAAGACGGTGTGCGAGGAGGCCCAGTGCCCTAACATCGGCGAGTGTTGGAATGGAGGTGGCGATGGCATTTCCACTGCCACTATCATGCTCCTCGGTGACACCTGCACCCGCGGCTGTCGCTTCTGTGCCGTCAAGACCAGCCGGACCCCTCCACCTCCAGATCCCATGGAGCCTCTTCACACTGCCACCGCCGTTGCCAGCTGGGGCGTCGATTATATTGTTTTAACCAGTGTCGACCGCGATGACCTGCCCGACGGTGGAAGCGGACATTTTGCTCGCACCGTCCAAACCCTCAAG ACTCTCAAGCCTGACATCATGGTTGAGTGTTTAACTTCGGACTTTCGCGGTGACTTGACGGCTGTACACACTCTGCTTTACTCTGGACTTGATGTTTTTGCACACAACATTGAGACCGTCAAACGCCTCCAGCGAATTGTCAGAGACCCTCGCGCTGG GTATGAGCAAAGCTTATCTGTTCTAAGACATGCAAAACAAAGCAAGAAGGGGATGATAACAAAAACTTCTATAATGTTGGGCCTGGGAGAAACAGACGATGAGCTGAAGGAAGCCATGGCTGATTTAAAGGCTATAGATGTTGATATATTGACACTTGGACAATATTTACag CCAACTCCATTACATTTGACTGTAAAAGAATATGTTGCCCCTGAGAAATTCGTTTTCTGGAAGGAATATGGGGAGTCTATTGGATTTCGTTATGTAGCCAGTGGGCCCTTG GTCCGGTCCTCGTATAGGGCAGGGGAACTGTTTGTTAAAACAATGGTCAGGGAAATGGCTTACAGCTCTATTGGCGTACCTCAGTAA